In Populus nigra chromosome 1, ddPopNigr1.1, whole genome shotgun sequence, one genomic interval encodes:
- the LOC133702660 gene encoding mechanosensitive ion channel protein 6-like produces MALNSTDRKDVILSMDEFCDEGVNVGSNNNNTGGGGGGRIWRESSYDFLNNANNKDKRPLMNGDNNSTITNGSRCYKLDFNGHQNSNSGVTASASDSGSVMEEEDPPSKLIGHFLHRQKASGEFCLDMDLEMMTHLQNETVVPHKNLPPVSESPTTSTNRVSFDPNPPGSSESLRRRRDFKNSSPRNQNNGDGEILKCSSSNDGSFCSNSSFKRKSSLLKEKTKSRLMDPPPHPPEKSGRVVVGRSGQLKSGFLGKGSVVDEEEDDPLLEEDLPDEYKKDKLDIWILLEWLSLIVIIAALVCSLAIPYLRTKNLWRLRLWKWEVLVLVLICGRLVSGWVIKIIVFFIERNFLLRKRVLYFVYGIRNAVQNCLWLGLVLIAWHYLFDKRVERETRSTTLTFVTKVLVCLVVGTLLWLVKTLVVKVLASSFHVSTYFDRIQESLFNQYVIETLSGPPLVEMKRNEEEEERLLAEVKKLQNAGATVPPGLKATMSPSPPLSAKVIGSGSFQKSPRIGTPKLSRALSNKVVEGDEGITINHLHKLNPKNVSAWNMKRLVNIIRHGALSTLDEQIQNSNHGDEESATKIRSEFEAKAAARNIFTNVARQGSRYIYLDDIMRFMQEDEASKAMSLFEGASESNKISKKCLKNWVVNAFRERRALALTLNDTKTAVNKLHRMVNFLVGIVIAIIWLLILGIATSKFLLFLSSQLLLVAFIFGNTCKTVFESIIFLFVIHPFDVGDRCEIDGVQMVVEEMNILTTVFLRFDNQKIIITNSVLATKAIGNYYRSPDMGDAVEFLIHLATPAEKIAIVKQRISSYIESKKDHWYPSPLIIFKDAEDLTRVRIAVWLTHRMNHQDMGERFIRRSLLLDEMMKIFRELDIQYRLLPLDINVRALPPVMSDRLPANWTS; encoded by the exons ATGGCCCTCAATTCAACTGATCGGAAAGATGTGATTTTGAGTATGGACGAGTTCTGTGATGAAGGTGTTAACGTGGGGTCAAATAACAACAAcactggaggaggaggaggagggaggATTTGGAGGGAGTCAAGCTATGATTTCTTGAACAATGCAAATAACAAGGACAAGCGACCTCTCATGAATGGCGACAACAACAGTACCATTACTAATGGAAGTAGATGCTACAAACTTGATTTTAATGGTCATCAGAACAGTAACAGTGGTGTTACTGCTAGTGCTAGTGATAGCGGTTCAGTAATGGAGGAGGAAGATCCACCCTCGAAGCTGATTGGTCATTTCTTGCACAGACAGAAAGCATCAGGTGAGTTTTGTTTAGATATGGACTTAGAGATGATGACTCATCTTCAAAACGAGACTGTTGTTCCTCATAAGAATTTACCTCCTGTTTCTGAGTCTCCTACCACTAGTACGAATCGGGTTTCTTTTGACCCAAACCCACCCGGCTCAAGTGAGTCATTGAGGAGGAGAAGGGACTTCAAGAATTCTTCTCCACGTAATCAAAATAATGGTGATGGTGAGATTTTGAAGTGTAGTTCTAGCAACGACGGATCGTTTTGTAGCAACTCCTCGTTTAAGAGGAAGTCTAGTTTGTTGAAGGAGAAGACAAAGTCTAGATTGATGGACCCGCCGCCGCATCCACCGGAGAAGTCAGGGAGAGTGGTTGTTGGGAGGTCAGGGCAGTTGAAGTCTGGATTTTTAGGGAAAGGGAGTGTTgttgatgaagaggaagatgaCCCTTTATTGGAAGAGGATTTGCCTGATGAGTATAAAAAAGATAAGCTTGATATTTGGATTTTACTTGAATGGTTGAGTTTGATTGTTATTATTGCTGCTTTAGTTTGTAGTCTTGCAATTCCATATTTGAGAACTAAGAATTTGTGGAGACTCCGGTTGTGGAAATGggaggttttggttttggttttgatttgtgGGAGACTGGTTTCTGGTTGGGTTATTAAgattattgtgtttttcatcGAGAGAAATTTTCTTTTGCGAAAAagggttttatattttgtttatggaATTAGGAATGCTGTGCAGAATTGTTTGTGGTTAGGGCTTGTTTTGATTGCTTGGCACTACTTATTTGACAAAAGAGTTGAGAGGGAAACTAGGAGTACGACACTTACGTTTGTGACTAAGGTTTTGGTGTGTCTAGTGGTGGGTACCTTGCTGTGGTTGGTGAAGACCTTAGTGGTTAAAGTACTTGCATCTTCATTTCATGTGAGCACTTACTTTGATCGGATTCAGGAGTCGCTGTTTAATCAGTATGTGATCGAAACCTTATCTGGCCCCCCTTTggttgaaatgaaaagaaatgaagaggaggaagagagaCTTCTTGCAGAGGTAAAAAAGTTGCAGAATGCAGGTGCCACCGTGCCCCCTGGCCTTAAGGCAACAATGAGCCCATCACCACCACTGAGTGCAAAGGTGATAGGAAGTGGTAGTTTCCAGAAAAGCCCTCGAATTGGTACCCCCAAGCTTTCTCGTGCACTTTCCAACAAAGTTGTTGAGGGAGATGAGGGGATAACAATCAACCACTTGCACAAATTGAATCCTAAGAATGTTTCTGCTTGGAATATGAAGAGGCTAGTGAATATAATTCGACATGGTGCTCTGTCCACACTGGATGAGCAGATACAAAATTCTAATCACGGTGATGAAGAGTCAGCTACAAAGATTAGAAGCGAATTTGAGGCAAAAGCTGCAGCAAGGAACATATTCACAAATGTTGCTAGGCAAGGGTCTCG GTATATCTACCTGGATGACATCATGCGTTTCATGCAAGAAGATGAGGCTTCAAAAGCCATGAGTCTCTTTGAGGGAGCATCTGAAAGCAACAAAATCAGCaaaaaatgtttgaaaaattGGGTG GTCAATGCTTTCAGAGAACGGAGAGCACTTGCTTTGACACTCAATGACACAAAAACAGCTGTGAACAAACTGCATCGTATGGTGAACTTTCTGGTTGGGATTGTAATAGCAATTATTTGGCTTCTTATACTAGGAATTGCTACAAGCAAGTTTCTCCTCTTTCTAAGTTCACAACTTCTTCTCGTGGCTTTCATATTTGGAAACACCTGCAAAACCGTGTTTGAatctattattttcttgtttgtgaTCCATCCATTTGATGTGGGCGATCGCTGTGAAATAGATGGAGTTCAG ATGGTGGTAGAAGAGATGAACATTTTAACTACTGTCTTTTTAAGATTTGACAACCAGAAGATAATAATCACAAACAGTGTTCTCGCTACCAAAGCCATTGGCAACTACTACCGTAGCCCTGATATGGGGGATGCAGTTGAGTTCCTCATCCACCTAGCTACTCCAGCTGAAAAGATCGCCATTGTGAAACAAAGAATAAGCAG TTATATTGAAAGCAAAAAGGACCACTGGTATCCTTCCCCCTTGATTATATTCAAGGATGCAGAAGACTTGACCCGGGTGCGGATAGCAGTTTGGTTGACACATAGGATGAACCACCAAGACATGGGAGAGAGGTTTATAAGACGATCTCTCTTGCTGGATGAGATGATGAAGATTTTCAGGGAGCTTGACATTCAATATCGCTTGCTTCCTCTTGACATCAATGTTCGTGCCTTGCCTCCTGTTATGTCTGACCGCCTTCCTGCCAATTGGACCAGCTGA
- the LOC133693914 gene encoding B-box zinc finger protein 22-like produces MKIQCNVCEAAVANVLCCADEAALCRACDETVHAANKLASKHQRVPLSTSSPQIPKCDICQEAAGFFFCLEDRALLCRKCDVAIHTANTHVSAHQRFLLTGVKVGLESTDPGASSTPGKSPSGEKTTLEMKSRPVSRRGTSMPLASPCNQVFPANVCGVGEFGPAKLPYSGGSAASSVSQWQIDEFLELAEFNQHYGYMDNGSSKADSGKQGDSDSSAISRSAEEEVDDEECLGQVPDSSWAVPQIPSPPTASGLYWPKSIHHSDTAIFVPDICGSAVQNHRHCQRRGTVSKWRQQL; encoded by the exons aTGAAGATACAGTGCAACGTTTGTGAGGCAGCGGTGGCGAACGTGCTGTGTTGTGCGGACGAGGCGGCGTTGTGCCGGGCATGTGACGAGACGGTTCATGCAGCTAACAAGCTTGCTAGTAAACACCAGAGGGTTCCTCTTTCTACTTCTTCCCCTCAGATACCTAAATGTGATATTTGtcag GAGGCTGccggttttttcttttgtctagAAGATCGAGCATTGCTCTGCAGGAAATGTGATGTTGCCATACACACAGCAAATACCCATGTGTCTGCTCATCAGAGGTTTCTGCTAACTGGAGTAAAGGTAGGTCTAGAATCTACTGATCCCGGTGCATCCTCTACCCCAGGGAAGTCGCCTTCAGGGGAAAAAACAACCTTGGAAATGAAATCACGTCCTGTTTCTAGAAGAGGCACGTCAATGCCCTTGGCTAGTCCATGCAATCAAGTTTTTCCTGCAAATGTTTGTGGAGTTGGAGAATTTGGACCTGCAAAACTGCCCTATTCTGGAGGTTCAGCAGCTTCCAGCGTTTCACAGTGGCAAATAGATGAATTTCTTGAACTGGCTGAGTTTAATCAACATTATGGCTATATGGATAATGGATCATCTAAG GCTGATAGTGGCAAACAAGGGGATTCTGACAGCTCTGCAATTTCAAGATCTGCCGAAGAAGAGGTAGATGATGAAGAATGCTTGGGTCAGGTGCCAGATAGCTCCTGGGCAGTGCCCCAAATCCCTTCCCCACCTACGGCCTCAGGGCTCTACTGGCCAAAAAGTATTCATCATTCTGATACAGCAATTTTTGTGCCTGATATATGTGGCTCAGCTGTGCAAAACCATCGTCACTGTCAGCGGCGTGGCACTGTTTCCAAATGGCGGCAGCAACTCTAG
- the LOC133703977 gene encoding E3 ubiquitin-protein ligase CCNB1IP1 homolog isoform X3: protein MRCNACWRELEGRAVSTTCGHLLCTEDASKILNSDAACPICDQVLSESLMKPVEINPNDEWINMAMAGISPQILMKSAYRSVMFYIGQRELEMQYKMNRVVAQCRQKCESMQEKFTEKLEQLHTAYQKIARRCQMMEQEIDSLSKDKQELEEKFSEKSRQKRKLDEMYDQLRNEYDSMKRSAIQQANNFFSRNEPDLFSNHAATMMDNRNPIWKDWTVSTPPTPGPREDIWPARQNSPNSSPFDISDGSPAKQAAMPVDFGNRRPGAVHAFGAGSGNPSMTLRNLILSPIKRPQLSRSRPQMFT from the exons ATGAGATGCAATGCGTGCTGGCGAGAATTGGAAGGGCGAGCTGTTTCTACTACTTGTGGTCACCTCTTAT GTACTGAAGATGCAAGCAAGATCCTTAATAGTGATGCAGCATGTCCAATCTGTGATCAAGTGCTTTCTGAGAG CCTTATGAAACCTGTGGAGATCAATCCAAATGACGAATGGATAAAT atgGCAATGGCTGGAATATCTCCACAGATAT TGATGAAAAGTGCATACAGAAGCGTGATGTTTTATATTGGGCAAAGGGAACTTGAGATGCAATACAAGATGAATAGAGTTGTAGCTCAGTGCCGGCAGAAATGTGAATCCATGCAAGAAAAGTTTACAGAAAAACTGGAGCAGCTGCATACTGCATATCAGAAAATAGCCAGAAGGTGTCAGATGATGGAACAAGAGATTGATAGTTTGTCAAAGGATAAGCAAGAGCTCGAGGAAAAATTTTCAGAGAAATCCAG GCAGAAGAGGAAACTTGATGAAATGTACGATCAGTTGAGGAATGAGTACGATTCAATGAAAAGATCAGCCATCCAACAGGCAAACAATTTCTTTTCAAGAAATGAGCCTGATTTGTTCTCAAACCATGCTGCTACCATGATGGATAACAGAAACCCTATCTGGAAAG ATTGGACGGTTTCCACTCCTCCAACTCCAGGGCCTCGGGAGGATATATGGCCAGCAAGACAGAACAGCCCTAATTCTAGTCCTTTTGACATCTCTGATGGCTCACCAGCAAAACAAGCAGCCATGCCAGTTGATTTTGGAAATAGAAGACCTGGTGCTGTCCATGCCTTTGGAGCTGGATCCGGCAACCCCTCAATGACGTTAAGGAACTTGATTCTATCCCCGATAAAGCGCCCTCAGCTTTCTCGTAGCCGCCCTCAAATGTTCACGTAA
- the LOC133703977 gene encoding E3 ubiquitin-protein ligase CCNB1IP1 homolog isoform X2 encodes MRCNACWRELEGRAVSTTCGHLLCTEDASKILNSDAACPICDQVLSESLMKPVEINPNDEWINMAMAGISPQILMKSAYRSVMFYIGQRELEMQYKMNRVVAQCRQKCESMQEKFTEKLEQLHTAYQKIARRCQMMEQEIDSLSKDKQELEEKFSEKSRQKRKLDEMYDQLRNEYDSMKRSAIQQANNFFSRNEPDLFSNHAATMMDNRNPIWKDWTVSTPPTPGPREDIWPARQNSPNSSPFDISDGSPAKQAAMPVDFGNRRPGAVHAFGAGSGNPSMTLRNLILSPIKRPQLSRSRPQMFTL; translated from the exons ATGAGATGCAATGCGTGCTGGCGAGAATTGGAAGGGCGAGCTGTTTCTACTACTTGTGGTCACCTCTTAT GTACTGAAGATGCAAGCAAGATCCTTAATAGTGATGCAGCATGTCCAATCTGTGATCAAGTGCTTTCTGAGAG CCTTATGAAACCTGTGGAGATCAATCCAAATGACGAATGGATAAAT atgGCAATGGCTGGAATATCTCCACAGATAT TGATGAAAAGTGCATACAGAAGCGTGATGTTTTATATTGGGCAAAGGGAACTTGAGATGCAATACAAGATGAATAGAGTTGTAGCTCAGTGCCGGCAGAAATGTGAATCCATGCAAGAAAAGTTTACAGAAAAACTGGAGCAGCTGCATACTGCATATCAGAAAATAGCCAGAAGGTGTCAGATGATGGAACAAGAGATTGATAGTTTGTCAAAGGATAAGCAAGAGCTCGAGGAAAAATTTTCAGAGAAATCCAG GCAGAAGAGGAAACTTGATGAAATGTACGATCAGTTGAGGAATGAGTACGATTCAATGAAAAGATCAGCCATCCAACAGGCAAACAATTTCTTTTCAAGAAATGAGCCTGATTTGTTCTCAAACCATGCTGCTACCATGATGGATAACAGAAACCCTATCTGGAAAG ATTGGACGGTTTCCACTCCTCCAACTCCAGGGCCTCGGGAGGATATATGGCCAGCAAGACAGAACAGCCCTAATTCTAGTCCTTTTGACATCTCTGATGGCTCACCAGCAAAACAAGCAGCCATGCCAGTTGATTTTGGAAATAGAAGACCTGGTGCTGTCCATGCCTTTGGAGCTGGATCCGGCAACCCCTCAATGACGTTAAGGAACTTGATTCTATCCCCGATAAAGCGCCCTCAGCTTTCTCGTAGCCGCCCTCAAATGTTCAC TTTGTAG
- the LOC133703977 gene encoding E3 ubiquitin-protein ligase CCNB1IP1 homolog isoform X1: MRCNACWRELEGRAVSTTCGHLLCTEDASKILNSDAACPICDQVLSESLMKPVEINPNDEWINMAMAGISPQILMKSAYRSVMFYIGQRELEMQYKMNRVVAQCRQKCESMQEKFTEKLEQLHTAYQKIARRCQMMEQEIDSLSKDKQELEEKFSEKSRQKRKLDEMYDQLRNEYDSMKRSAIQQANNFFSRNEPDLFSNHAATMMDNRNPIWKVDLIPADWTVSTPPTPGPREDIWPARQNSPNSSPFDISDGSPAKQAAMPVDFGNRRPGAVHAFGAGSGNPSMTLRNLILSPIKRPQLSRSRPQMFTL; encoded by the exons ATGAGATGCAATGCGTGCTGGCGAGAATTGGAAGGGCGAGCTGTTTCTACTACTTGTGGTCACCTCTTAT GTACTGAAGATGCAAGCAAGATCCTTAATAGTGATGCAGCATGTCCAATCTGTGATCAAGTGCTTTCTGAGAG CCTTATGAAACCTGTGGAGATCAATCCAAATGACGAATGGATAAAT atgGCAATGGCTGGAATATCTCCACAGATAT TGATGAAAAGTGCATACAGAAGCGTGATGTTTTATATTGGGCAAAGGGAACTTGAGATGCAATACAAGATGAATAGAGTTGTAGCTCAGTGCCGGCAGAAATGTGAATCCATGCAAGAAAAGTTTACAGAAAAACTGGAGCAGCTGCATACTGCATATCAGAAAATAGCCAGAAGGTGTCAGATGATGGAACAAGAGATTGATAGTTTGTCAAAGGATAAGCAAGAGCTCGAGGAAAAATTTTCAGAGAAATCCAG GCAGAAGAGGAAACTTGATGAAATGTACGATCAGTTGAGGAATGAGTACGATTCAATGAAAAGATCAGCCATCCAACAGGCAAACAATTTCTTTTCAAGAAATGAGCCTGATTTGTTCTCAAACCATGCTGCTACCATGATGGATAACAGAAACCCTATCTGGAAAG TTGACCTAATTCCTGCAGATTGGACGGTTTCCACTCCTCCAACTCCAGGGCCTCGGGAGGATATATGGCCAGCAAGACAGAACAGCCCTAATTCTAGTCCTTTTGACATCTCTGATGGCTCACCAGCAAAACAAGCAGCCATGCCAGTTGATTTTGGAAATAGAAGACCTGGTGCTGTCCATGCCTTTGGAGCTGGATCCGGCAACCCCTCAATGACGTTAAGGAACTTGATTCTATCCCCGATAAAGCGCCCTCAGCTTTCTCGTAGCCGCCCTCAAATGTTCAC TTTGTAG
- the LOC133703977 gene encoding E3 ubiquitin-protein ligase CCNB1IP1 homolog isoform X4: MRCNACWRELEGRAVSTTCGHLLCTEDASKILNSDAACPICDQVLSESLMKPVEINPNDEWINMAMAGISPQILMKSAYRSVMFYIGQRELEMQYKMNRVVAQCRQKCESMQEKFTEKLEQLHTAYQKIARRCQMMEQEIDSLSKDKQELEEKFSEKSRQKRKLDEMYDQLRNEYDSMKRSAIQQANNFFSRNEPDLFSNHAATMMDNRNPIWKGPREDIWPARQNSPNSSPFDISDGSPAKQAAMPVDFGNRRPGAVHAFGAGSGNPSMTLRNLILSPIKRPQLSRSRPQMFTL; this comes from the exons ATGAGATGCAATGCGTGCTGGCGAGAATTGGAAGGGCGAGCTGTTTCTACTACTTGTGGTCACCTCTTAT GTACTGAAGATGCAAGCAAGATCCTTAATAGTGATGCAGCATGTCCAATCTGTGATCAAGTGCTTTCTGAGAG CCTTATGAAACCTGTGGAGATCAATCCAAATGACGAATGGATAAAT atgGCAATGGCTGGAATATCTCCACAGATAT TGATGAAAAGTGCATACAGAAGCGTGATGTTTTATATTGGGCAAAGGGAACTTGAGATGCAATACAAGATGAATAGAGTTGTAGCTCAGTGCCGGCAGAAATGTGAATCCATGCAAGAAAAGTTTACAGAAAAACTGGAGCAGCTGCATACTGCATATCAGAAAATAGCCAGAAGGTGTCAGATGATGGAACAAGAGATTGATAGTTTGTCAAAGGATAAGCAAGAGCTCGAGGAAAAATTTTCAGAGAAATCCAG GCAGAAGAGGAAACTTGATGAAATGTACGATCAGTTGAGGAATGAGTACGATTCAATGAAAAGATCAGCCATCCAACAGGCAAACAATTTCTTTTCAAGAAATGAGCCTGATTTGTTCTCAAACCATGCTGCTACCATGATGGATAACAGAAACCCTATCTGGAAAG GGCCTCGGGAGGATATATGGCCAGCAAGACAGAACAGCCCTAATTCTAGTCCTTTTGACATCTCTGATGGCTCACCAGCAAAACAAGCAGCCATGCCAGTTGATTTTGGAAATAGAAGACCTGGTGCTGTCCATGCCTTTGGAGCTGGATCCGGCAACCCCTCAATGACGTTAAGGAACTTGATTCTATCCCCGATAAAGCGCCCTCAGCTTTCTCGTAGCCGCCCTCAAATGTTCAC TTTGTAG
- the LOC133703977 gene encoding E3 ubiquitin-protein ligase CCNB1IP1 homolog isoform X5: MRCNACWRELEGRAVSTTCGHLLCTEDASKILNSDAACPICDQVLSESLMKPVEINPNDEWINMAMAGISPQILMKSAYRSVMFYIGQRELEMQYKMNRVVAQCRQKCESMQEKFTEKLEQLHTAYQKIARRCQMMEQEIDSLSKDKQELEEKFSEKSRQKRKLDEMYDQLRNEYDSMKRSAIQQANNFFSRNEPDLFSNHAATMMDNRNPIWKGPREDIWPARQNSPNSSPFDISDGSPAKQAAMPVDFGNRRPGAVHAFGAGSGNPSMTLRNLILSPIKRPQLSRSRPQMFT; the protein is encoded by the exons ATGAGATGCAATGCGTGCTGGCGAGAATTGGAAGGGCGAGCTGTTTCTACTACTTGTGGTCACCTCTTAT GTACTGAAGATGCAAGCAAGATCCTTAATAGTGATGCAGCATGTCCAATCTGTGATCAAGTGCTTTCTGAGAG CCTTATGAAACCTGTGGAGATCAATCCAAATGACGAATGGATAAAT atgGCAATGGCTGGAATATCTCCACAGATAT TGATGAAAAGTGCATACAGAAGCGTGATGTTTTATATTGGGCAAAGGGAACTTGAGATGCAATACAAGATGAATAGAGTTGTAGCTCAGTGCCGGCAGAAATGTGAATCCATGCAAGAAAAGTTTACAGAAAAACTGGAGCAGCTGCATACTGCATATCAGAAAATAGCCAGAAGGTGTCAGATGATGGAACAAGAGATTGATAGTTTGTCAAAGGATAAGCAAGAGCTCGAGGAAAAATTTTCAGAGAAATCCAG GCAGAAGAGGAAACTTGATGAAATGTACGATCAGTTGAGGAATGAGTACGATTCAATGAAAAGATCAGCCATCCAACAGGCAAACAATTTCTTTTCAAGAAATGAGCCTGATTTGTTCTCAAACCATGCTGCTACCATGATGGATAACAGAAACCCTATCTGGAAAG GGCCTCGGGAGGATATATGGCCAGCAAGACAGAACAGCCCTAATTCTAGTCCTTTTGACATCTCTGATGGCTCACCAGCAAAACAAGCAGCCATGCCAGTTGATTTTGGAAATAGAAGACCTGGTGCTGTCCATGCCTTTGGAGCTGGATCCGGCAACCCCTCAATGACGTTAAGGAACTTGATTCTATCCCCGATAAAGCGCCCTCAGCTTTCTCGTAGCCGCCCTCAAATGTTCACGTAA
- the LOC133697798 gene encoding zinc finger BED domain-containing protein RICESLEEPER 1-like, with the protein MEVSNELAIKKPKRLTSVVWNHFQRIRKADVCYAVCVHCDKKLSGSSNSGTTHLRNHLLRCLKRSNYDVSQLLVAKKKKKDTSLSLANVNVSYDEAQRKDEYIKPTVMKSDLEQRKDEVISLGSCRFDQERSQLDLARMIILHGYPLTMVEHVGFKRFVKNLQPLFEFVPNSSIEVSCMEFYLKEKQKVYEMINRLHGRINLAIEMWSSPENAEYMCLIAHYIDEDWKLQQKILNFVTLDSSHTEDVLSEVIINCLTEWDVEYKLFAITFDDCSADDDIVLRIKDRISQNRPLLSNGQLFDVRSAVHVLNLIVKDAMETLQDVTEKVRGSVSYVKSSQVIQGKFNDIAQQIGISSQRNLVLDSSTRWNSTYSMLETVIGYKSAFCFLQEHDSAYTSALSDIEWEWAKSITGYLKLFVEITNIFSGDKCPTANRYFPEICDVHIQLIEWCKNPDDFLSSIASKMKAKFDKYWSKCSLALAVAAILDPRFKMKLVEYYYSQIYGSTALDRIKEVSDGIKELFNAYSICSTLVDQGSALPGSSLPSTSTDSRDRLKGFDKFLHESSQGQSSISDLDKYLEEPVFPRNCDFNILNWWKVHTPRYPILSMMARDILGTPMTTVSPELAFGVGGRVLDSYRSSLNPDTRQALICTRDWLRVESEDHNPSSALALYVEAN; encoded by the exons ATGGAGGTATCAAATGAGTTAGCTATTAAGAAACCAAAGAGGTTGACATCTGTGGTATGGAATCACTTTCAAAGGATTAGGAAGGCTGATGTATGTTATGCAGTTTGTGTGCATTGTGACAAGAAACTCAGTGGGTCAAGTAATAGTGGGACTACGCATCTAAGGAATCACTTATTGCGATGTCTTAAAAGATCTAATTATGATGTGTCACAACTGCTTGtggcaaagaaaaagaaaaaggacacTTCCCTTAGCCTTGCAAATGTCAATGTCAGTTATGATGAAGCACAAAGAAAAGATGAATATATTAAGCCCACGGTTATGAAGTCTGATCTTGAGCAGAGAAAAGATGAAGTTATTAGCCTGGGAAGTTGCAGGTTTGATCAAGAACGGAGTCAGCTAGACCTTGCCCGTATGATTATATTGCATGGTTATCCATTGACCATGGTTGAGCATGTTGGATTCAAAAGATTTGTGAAGAATCTCCAGCCTTTGTTTGAGTTTGTGCCAAATAGCTCCATTGAAGTCTCTTGTATggagttttatttgaaagagAAGCAGAAAGTGTATGAGATGATAAATAGATTGCATGGAAGAATTAACCTTGCTATTGAAATGTGGTCTTCTCCAGAAAATGCTGAATACATGTGTTTGATAGCACACTATATCGATGAGGATTGGAAATTACAAcagaaaattctaaattttgtgACACTGGATTCTTCTCATACTGAAGATGTGCTTTCAGAAGTGATTATAAATTGTCTCACGGAATGGGATGTTGAATACAAGTTATTTGCCATTACCTTTGATGATTGTTCTGCTGATGATGATATTGTGCTCCGGATTAAGGATCGGATCTCTCAAAACAGGCCTCTACTGAGTAATGGTCAATTGTTTGATGTTCGCTCTGCTGTTCATGTTCTGAATTTGATTGTTAAAGATGCCATGGAAACACTTCAAGACGTGACTGAAAAGGTTCGAGGAAGTGTTAGCTATGTTAAAAGTTCACAGGTAATACAAGGGAAGTTCAATGACATTGCCCAGCAAATTGGAATCAGCAGTCAGAGGAATTTGGTTCTTGATTCGTCAACTCGGTGGAACTCAACATACTCCATGCTCGAAACAGTCATAGGATACAAGagtgcattttgttttttgcaagaGCATGATTCAGCCTACACATCAGCTTTAAGTGATATAGAGTGGGAATGGGCCAAGTCAATCACTGGTTATTTGAAACTTTTTGTTGAAATCACCAATATCTTTTCTGGGGATAAATGCCCAACAGCAAACAGATATTTTCCTGAAATTTGTGATGTTCACATCCAGTTAATTGAATGGTGTAAGAACCCAGATGATTTTCTTAGTTCCATTGCATCAAAGATGAAAGCCAAGTTTGATAAATATTGGAGCAAGTGCAGTTTGGCTTTGGCAGTAGCAGCCATCTTAGATCCTCGATTCAAGATGAAATTGGTGGAGTATTACTATTCCCAGATTTATGGTAGCACTGCCCTGGATCGGATCAAGGAAGTTTCTGATGGCATCAAGGAGCTTTTTAATGCATACTCTATTTGCTCAACTTTGGTTGATCAAGGGTCAGCTTTACCTGGCAGCAGTTTACCTAGTACCAGTACTGACAGTAGGGACAGGTTAAAGGGCTTTGACAAGTTCCTCCATGAATCTTCTCAAGGTCAGAGTTCAATATCTGATTTGGACAAATACTTGGAAGAACCCGTCTTTCCTCGCAATTGTGATTTCAACATATTAAACTGGTGGAAAGTCCACACACCAAGGTACCCTATCTTGTCTATGATGGCACGAGATATTCTGGGGACTCCCATGACAACTGTTTCACCAGAGTTGGCTTTTGGTGTTGGGGGCAGGGTTCTTGATAGTTATCGCAGTTCCCTTAATCCAGACACTCGACAAGCTCTAATATGCACACGGGATTGGTTGCGAGTGGAATCAGAAG ATCACAATCCATCTTCTGCTTTAGCGCTTTATGTTGAAGCGAATTAG